The Cucumis melo cultivar AY chromosome 6, USDA_Cmelo_AY_1.0, whole genome shotgun sequence genome includes a region encoding these proteins:
- the LOC103496172 gene encoding CBS domain-containing protein CBSX1, chloroplastic-like isoform X2, with amino-acid sequence MTSISLSNSHALARPYPHHLPHSHRQQWCSRPLLSSNSLSKLHRFGISDRFPARPPLPLVLASSGAGVVDSFPLRGTYTVGDFMTRKENLYVVKPTTTVDEALEVLVEKRITGFPVVDDDWNLVGVVSDYDLLALDSISGGTQSDTNLFPDVDSSWKTFNEIQKLLSKTNGKVVGDLMTSSPLAVRETSNLEDAARLLLETKYRRLPVVDADGKLVGIITRGNVVRAALQIKRAAERST; translated from the exons ATGACCTCCATCTCTCTCTCCAATTCACATGCTCTTGCGCGGCCTTATCCTCATCATCTTCCTCACTCTCACCGTCAACAATGGTGTTCCCGCCCTCTGCTTTCGTCCAATTCTCTTTCTAAGCTACACCGGTTTGGGATCTCCGACCGATTCCCCGCTCGTCCTCCCTTGCCTTTGGTTCTTGCTTCTTCTGGAGCTGGCGTCGTTGATTCCTTCCCG CTCAGAGGAACATATACGGTTGGTGATTTTATGACGAGAAAGGAGAATCTATATGTTGTTAAACCTACAACAACAGTTGATGAAG CATTAGAGGTCTTGGTGGAAAAGAGAATAACTGGTTTTCCTGTTGTCGATGATGATTGGAATCTG GTTGGAGTCGTCTCAGATTATGACTTATTAGCTCTTGATTCCATTTCAG GTGGCACTCAAAGTGATACCAATCTGTTTCCTGATGTGGATAGTTCGTGGAAA ACATTCAATGAGATCCAGAAATTGCTCAGTAAAACAAATGGTAAAGTTGTTGGAGACCTAATGACATCTTCTCCACTAGCTGTTCGTGAAACTTCAAACTTAGAAGATGCTGCCAG GTTGTTGCTTGAAACAAAATATCGTCGATTGCCGGTAGTCGATGCTGATGGCAAGTTG GTGGGCATCATTACTAGGGGAAATGTTGTTAGAGCTGCTTTGCAGATAAAACGAGCTGCTGAGAGGTCAACGTAA
- the LOC103496172 gene encoding CBS domain-containing protein CBSX2, chloroplastic-like isoform X1, translating to MTSISLSNSHALARPYPHHLPHSHRQQWCSRPLLSSNSLSKLHRFGISDRFPARPPLPLVLASSGAGVVDSFPLRGTYTVGDFMTRKENLYVVKPTTTVDEALEVLVEKRITGFPVVDDDWNLVIFLWRGLGKGSCSLSVSMRILQILSTLFFISSFEDLGCAYACIVKALPLSQARNFGPFMLRVGVVSDYDLLALDSISGGTQSDTNLFPDVDSSWKTFNEIQKLLSKTNGKVVGDLMTSSPLAVRETSNLEDAARLLLETKYRRLPVVDADGKLVGIITRGNVVRAALQIKRAAERST from the exons ATGACCTCCATCTCTCTCTCCAATTCACATGCTCTTGCGCGGCCTTATCCTCATCATCTTCCTCACTCTCACCGTCAACAATGGTGTTCCCGCCCTCTGCTTTCGTCCAATTCTCTTTCTAAGCTACACCGGTTTGGGATCTCCGACCGATTCCCCGCTCGTCCTCCCTTGCCTTTGGTTCTTGCTTCTTCTGGAGCTGGCGTCGTTGATTCCTTCCCG CTCAGAGGAACATATACGGTTGGTGATTTTATGACGAGAAAGGAGAATCTATATGTTGTTAAACCTACAACAACAGTTGATGAAG CATTAGAGGTCTTGGTGGAAAAGAGAATAACTGGTTTTCCTGTTGTCGATGATGATTGGAATCTG GTGATCTTCTTATGGAGGGGACTGGGAAAAGGGTCCTGTTCGTTGTCAGTGTCGATGAGGATCTTGCAAATATTATcaacattattttttatttcgtCTTTTGAGGATTTGGGGTGCGCATATGCATGTATAGTCAAAGCATTACCCTTAAGCCAGGCCAGGAATTTTGGTCCATTTATGTTAAGA GTTGGAGTCGTCTCAGATTATGACTTATTAGCTCTTGATTCCATTTCAG GTGGCACTCAAAGTGATACCAATCTGTTTCCTGATGTGGATAGTTCGTGGAAA ACATTCAATGAGATCCAGAAATTGCTCAGTAAAACAAATGGTAAAGTTGTTGGAGACCTAATGACATCTTCTCCACTAGCTGTTCGTGAAACTTCAAACTTAGAAGATGCTGCCAG GTTGTTGCTTGAAACAAAATATCGTCGATTGCCGGTAGTCGATGCTGATGGCAAGTTG GTGGGCATCATTACTAGGGGAAATGTTGTTAGAGCTGCTTTGCAGATAAAACGAGCTGCTGAGAGGTCAACGTAA
- the LOC103496174 gene encoding UDP-glucose flavonoid 3-O-glucosyltransferase 7-like, producing MDPKNTQLRIFFFPFMAQGHTIPAIDMAKLFASRGADVAIITTRVNAPLIAKSINKFDRPGRKIELLIIDFPSVAVGLPDGCESLDLARSPEMFQSFFRATTMLEPQIDQILDHHRPHCLVADTFFPWTTDLAAKYGIPRVVFHGTCFFALCAAASLIANRPYQKVSSDLEPFVIPGLPDEIKLTRSQVPGFLKEEVETDFIKLYWASKEVESRCYGFLINSFYELEPAYADYYRSVLGRRAWHIGPLSLYSDFEEDNVQRGSSSSIDEDQCLKWLDSKNPDSVLYVSFGSLASLTNSQLLEIAKGLEATGQNFIWVVKKAKGDEEEWLPEGFEKRVEGKGLIIRGWAPQVLILDHRSIGGFVTHCGWNSALEGVTAGVPMVTWPNSAEQFYNEKLLTDVLQIGVGVGALYWGRAGKDEIKSEAIEKAVNRVMVGEEAEGMRSRAKALGIQARKAIKEGGSSSSDLNAFFEDLRSRV from the coding sequence ATGGACCCCAAAAACACCCAACTCCgaatcttcttcttccccttcATGGCTCAAGGCCACACAATCCCCGCCATAGACATGGCGAAGTTATTCGCCTCTCGCGGTGCCGATGTCGCCATTATCACAACCCGTGTCAACGCCCCTCTAATCGCTAAATCAATCAACAAATTTGATCGTCCAGGCCGGAAAATCGAGCTTCTGATCATCGATTTCCCTTCCGTGGCTGTCGGATTGCCGGACGGTTGTGAGAGTCTCGATTTAGCTAGGTCACCGGAAATGTTCCAGAGTTTTTTTAGGGCAACCACCATGTTGGAGCCTCAAATCGATCAGATTCTCGATCATCATCGTCCTCACTGCCTCGTTGCCGATACATTCTTTCCATGGACGACTGATTTGGCTGCAAAGTACGGGATTCCTAGGGTTGTGTTTCATGGAACTTGTTTTTTTGCTCTGTGTGCGGCGGCGAGTTTAATCGCGAATCGGCCTTACCAGAAGGTATCATCGGATTTAGAACCTTTTGTAATCCCTGGTTTGCCTGATGAAATCAAGTTGACTCGTAGTCAAGTGCCGGGGTTTTTGAAAGAAGAGGTTGAAACGGATTTCATTAAGCTTTATTGGGCGAGTAAAGAAGTTGAATCCAGATGTTATGGGTTTCTTATCAATAGTTTCTATGAGCTTGAACCAGCTTATGCTGATTATTACAGGAGTGTTCTAGGGAGAAGGGCTTGGCATATTGGTCCCCTTTCGCTGTACAGTGACTTTGAGGAAGATAATGTACAGAGGGGATCTTCTTCCTCCATTGATGAGGATCAATGCTTAAAATGGTTGGATTCTAAGAACCCTGATTCGGTTCTCTATGTAAGTTTTGGTTCTCTTGCCAGTTTAACCAATTCTCAGCTGCTGGAAATTGCCAAGGGCCTTGAAGCTACAGGGCAAAACTTCATTTGGGTTGTGAAGAAAGCAAAAGGCGATGAAGAAGAGTGGTTGCCTGAAGGATTTGAGAAGAGAGTAGAAGGGAAAGGACTGATCATCAGAGGCTGGGCACCGCAAGTTCTGATTCTTGATCACCGGTCTATTGGTGGGTTTGTGACTCACTGTGGCTGGAACTCTGCTTTGGAGGGAGTCACTGCTGGCGTGCCGATGGTCACATGGCCAAATTCTGCTGAACAATTCTACAATGAGAAGCTGCTAACTGATGTCCTGCAAATTGGGGTCGGTGTTGGTGCTTTGTATTGGGGCAGAGCTGGGAAAGATGAGATAAAGAGTGAGGCTATAGAGAAGGCAGTCAACCGAGTTATGGTGGGTGAAGAAGCTGAAGGAATGAGAAGCAGAGCAAAAGCACTTGGAATTCAGGCAAGGAAAGCCATCAAAGAAGGCGGATCATCTTCCTCTGATTTGAATGCTTTCTTTGAAGATCTGAGGTCTCGGGTTTGA
- the LOC103496173 gene encoding uncharacterized protein At4g06744-like, which produces MQFILTTLLLLTHFLYVCSTRCPPPPPLPPPPESPPPLPPPPPPETCQCQQDLRFLDQRLAVVYPIIQTFKALITSDPLNVTQTWVGSDICKYQGFYCDNPPDNKSAVAIAGIDFNGFQLTASTLDGFIDSLPDLAIFHANSNNFSGTITPKIASLQYLYELDLSNNQLSGTFPVAILSVTDLSFFDIRFNFFTGFVPQQLFVKSFDFLFLNNNNFGMKLPINFGSTTTSYITLANNKFTGPIPRSIGKASASLTEILLLNNQLTGCIPYEVGFLKTAIVFDAGENLLTGPLPCSLGCLEKIEQLNFAGNFLYGQVPEVVCELGNLQNLSLSDNYLTKIGPSCRKLVRNGVLDLRKNCIRGLPDQRSPLDCFFSSLFRYPCPFPATYGFVPCQKSKSIHFFGSGQQKRSYIPIANDGISTQKP; this is translated from the coding sequence ATGCAATTCATTCTCACCACTCTCCTCCTCCTCACCCACTTCCTCTATGTATGCTCAACCAGATGTCCCCCACCACCACCACTACCGCCACCACCTGAATCCCCACCACCGTTACCACCACCGCCACCACCAGAAACTTGTCAATGCCAACAGGACCTCAGATTCTTAGACCAAAGACTGGCAGTGGTGTACCCCATTATTCAGACCTTCAAAGCCCTCATCACTTCTGATCCATTAAACGTCACACAAACTTGGGTTGGCTCTGATATCTGTAAGTACCAAGGCTTCTACTGTGACAACCCCCCAGACAACAAATCTGCTGTTGCCATTGCAGGTATCGATTTCAACGGCTTCCAACTGACCGCCTCAACGCTTGATGGCTTCATCGACAGCCTCCCTGACCTTGCTATCTTCCATGCCAACTCCAACAACTTCTCTGGAACAATCACCCCCAAAATTGCATCACTCCAATATCTCTATGAGCTCGATTTAAGCAACAACCAACTGTCGGGTACTTTCCCAGTTGCCATATTGAGTGTCACCGATCTGTCGTTCTTTGATATCAGATTCAATTTCTTCACAGGGTTTGTTCCTCAGCAGCTTTTTGTAAAGAGTTTCGACTTCTTATTCCTCAATAACAACAATTTTGGGATGAAATTACCCATTAACTTTGGCTCTACAACCACGTCTTATATCACTTTAGCTAACAACAAATTCACTGGTCCGATTCCGAGAAGCATTGGAAAGGCTTCTGCCAGTTTGACTGAAATCTTGTTACTCAACAATCAGCTAACTGGGTGCATTCCATACGAAGTGGGATTCTTGAAAACAGCCATCGTTTTCGATGCTGGCGAAAACTTGCTAACCGGCCCATTGCCTTGCTCACTCGGCTGCCTGGAGAAGATTGAGCAGCTAAACTTTGCCGGAAACTTCCTTTACGGCCAGGTCCCGGAGGTGGTTTGTGAACTGGGAAATTTGCAGAATCTCTCACTTTCAGATAATTACCTCACCAAAATCGGGCCATCGTGTAGGAAACTGGTGAGAAATGGTGTCCTTGATTTGAGAAAAAATTGCATAAGGGGACTACCTGATCAGAGATCCCCATTGGAttgctttttttcttctttgtttcgATATCCTTGTCCATTTCCGGCAACTTATGGCTTTGTTCCTTGTCAGAAGTCTAAAAGTATCCATTTTTTTGGTTCTGGCCAACAGAAAAGAAGCTATATTCCCATTGCCAATGATGGTATTTCCACACAAAAACCATAA